CGGCGCAGCCGCCTCCGCTGCCGGAGGGCGGGGCGTAATCGCCGCCGTCGGCAGCGCCGCCCGCGCGGTGGGCGCAGCAGGACATGAGCTTGTGCGTGGCGTGCGAACCGCAGTGGGGGCAGGCGGGCGGATTGTCGTCAAAGACCAGTTCTTCAAAATCG
This portion of the Desulfovibrio legallii genome encodes:
- a CDS encoding FmdB family zinc ribbon protein translates to MPIYEYSCTKCGHDFEELVFDDNPPACPHCGSHATHKLMSCCAHRAGGAADGGDYAPPSGSGGGCAGCSGGNCASCGH